From Acinetobacter lwoffii, a single genomic window includes:
- a CDS encoding DcaP family trimeric outer membrane transporter: MKKLVLATLCGIASAQAFSAEASEDRMQFLESQLKQIQAELEQQKAAQLALKNQQEQAKAQDSKTLSSMVDNVDVYGLIRFDGAVDFKSTTEARGRTINQINKVPFTEPDSVRSDFTAAASRIGFLAKDLGGNPNVSARLEADFWTNNGKGDGGLRIRHAHLKYYNLTFGQAWSLMSTPEISTEAVDYSLFLGGSVLRTPQVSYAFKLDPENTWNVGLEYMAGGDRSSALPALTTKYVHQSGPLHLLAQGFVNQKQAQTDTGDIEKVGWGVGLGGRYRFDDQNSIQGNYFHMVGDQRIAAFLTQGSTTDGAALGGDYSVDTANNELLLNEFNSINIGFTHKFTPKLRSSINASIVDFDDSSDYARANPETNKRLTDYVANVIYSPVPKINLGAEYHHGKRETFDNKEADISRINLSANYSF, encoded by the coding sequence ATGAAAAAATTAGTTTTAGCGACATTATGTGGTATTGCTTCAGCACAGGCATTTTCAGCAGAAGCTTCTGAAGACCGTATGCAATTTCTTGAGTCACAGTTAAAGCAAATCCAGGCAGAACTAGAACAACAAAAAGCCGCGCAACTTGCATTAAAGAACCAGCAGGAACAAGCCAAAGCGCAAGACTCTAAAACGCTGAGTTCAATGGTAGATAATGTCGATGTTTATGGCTTGATCCGCTTTGATGGTGCAGTCGATTTCAAAAGTACTACTGAAGCCCGTGGCCGTACCATTAACCAGATTAATAAAGTACCTTTTACTGAACCAGATTCTGTACGTTCCGATTTTACTGCGGCTGCCAGCCGGATTGGTTTCCTGGCCAAAGATCTAGGAGGCAATCCGAATGTTTCTGCTCGTTTAGAAGCCGACTTCTGGACCAACAATGGTAAAGGCGATGGTGGATTACGTATCCGTCATGCACACTTAAAATACTATAACTTGACGTTTGGTCAGGCCTGGTCATTGATGTCAACACCAGAGATTAGCACTGAAGCTGTCGATTACAGCTTGTTCCTGGGTGGATCAGTCCTACGTACGCCTCAGGTGAGCTATGCTTTCAAACTTGATCCAGAAAATACCTGGAATGTCGGTCTGGAATATATGGCCGGTGGCGATCGTTCTTCTGCTTTGCCTGCATTAACCACTAAATATGTTCATCAATCAGGCCCTCTTCATTTATTAGCTCAAGGCTTTGTCAATCAAAAGCAGGCGCAAACAGATACAGGTGATATTGAAAAAGTCGGTTGGGGTGTAGGTCTTGGTGGACGTTACCGTTTTGATGATCAAAACTCGATCCAGGGGAACTATTTCCATATGGTCGGTGATCAGCGTATTGCAGCTTTCTTAACTCAAGGATCAACAACTGATGGCGCTGCCTTGGGTGGAGATTATTCGGTTGATACAGCCAATAATGAACTTTTACTGAATGAGTTCAATAGTATAAATATTGGCTTCACGCATAAATTTACGCCGAAACTACGGAGTAGTATTAATGCCAGCATTGTTGATTTTGATGATTCCAGCGACTATGCACGCGCGAATCCTGAAACCAATAAACGTTTAACTGACTATGTGGCCAACGTGATCTATTCTCCTGTTCCAAAGATTAATTTGGGTGCAGAATATCATCATGGCAAGCGTGAAACCTTTGACAATAAGGAAGCAGATATTTCGCGTATCAACCTCTCTGCCAACTATAGTTTTTAA
- a CDS encoding MFS transporter, giving the protein MSAQGQISRRFMFMMAMTCALCAGCNYFNQPLIYSIAEDLQISVAQSGWTVVLTQIGYATGLFLFVPLGDLFEKRLYICILMFCTGLALIGLSASTNLHMLYGFTLLASFCSITTQILIPFAASLSQRDKSAEVVGLLMSGVLVGILFARTVAGLISTLWSWHAVYLFSGCAILLLSLAMWFQLPSAKSQLQMNILQIYRSLFTFARTEPMLIRRSMIGGLGFGMLSIIFTTMTFILAEAPYHFNDFQIGLMGIVGVVGIWSSQWTGKMIGRHREKWIAHLATCGLILAWIPLFFAQNYLWIYILGLILAYFGISCLHVLNQNLVYRISMQARSRINAIYMTCYFSGAGLGAFLSLHLWKSYGWSACVILGFIFALLIFVINYYDLNQERNLANIQPEP; this is encoded by the coding sequence ATGTCAGCCCAAGGGCAAATTTCACGCCGTTTCATGTTCATGATGGCAATGACCTGCGCACTCTGCGCAGGTTGTAACTATTTTAACCAGCCCTTGATTTATTCTATTGCAGAGGATCTGCAGATCAGTGTAGCTCAGTCTGGCTGGACTGTAGTACTAACCCAAATTGGCTATGCCACCGGGTTATTTTTGTTTGTCCCCTTGGGGGATTTGTTCGAAAAACGGCTGTATATCTGTATTTTAATGTTCTGTACCGGACTGGCGCTTATTGGGCTTTCAGCCAGTACCAATCTACATATGTTGTATGGCTTTACTCTACTCGCCTCTTTTTGTTCGATCACCACCCAGATTCTGATTCCTTTTGCCGCCAGCCTGTCGCAACGTGATAAAAGTGCCGAAGTCGTTGGCCTGCTCATGAGTGGTGTTCTGGTCGGCATTCTGTTTGCCCGTACCGTGGCAGGACTGATTTCTACTTTATGGTCTTGGCATGCGGTGTACTTATTTAGTGGTTGTGCAATTCTTCTGCTGAGTCTGGCCATGTGGTTCCAGTTGCCGAGCGCCAAGAGCCAGTTGCAGATGAATATATTGCAAATTTATCGCTCATTATTTACCTTTGCCCGAACAGAACCCATGCTGATCCGGCGTAGTATGATCGGAGGTTTGGGCTTTGGCATGCTGAGTATTATCTTTACTACCATGACTTTTATTCTGGCTGAAGCACCTTATCATTTTAATGATTTCCAGATTGGTCTCATGGGTATTGTGGGTGTGGTCGGCATCTGGTCCTCTCAATGGACCGGTAAAATGATTGGCAGACATCGGGAAAAATGGATTGCACACCTGGCCACATGCGGACTGATTCTGGCCTGGATTCCCTTATTCTTTGCCCAAAATTATTTATGGATTTATATCCTGGGCTTGATTCTGGCTTATTTCGGAATTTCCTGTTTGCATGTCCTGAACCAGAATCTGGTCTATCGAATTTCAATGCAGGCTCGCTCGCGGATTAATGCCATCTATATGACCTGTTATTTTTCTGGTGCCGGTCTGGGTGCATTTTTATCGCTGCATTTATGGAAAAGCTATGGCTGGTCTGCCTGCGTCATTTTAGGTTTTATTTTTGCCCTATTGATCTTTGTGATTAACTATTATGATTTAAACCAAGAAAGAAATTTAGCCAATATTCAGCCTGAGCCTTAG
- a CDS encoding EAL domain-containing protein produces MNNDCDDQEIFHIFNLIGRHTELKPILDVISQWLESRIPDALVTIMLYQDDTQTLNVISGKQHFSKEYCNAIQDLKIGPNQGSCGVAAFLRQLVISPNLMKDPNWQSYRALVNAEKLSSCWSMPIINASDILYGTFATYYRTPKIPTEHHIQLLQQAAKLVALAIELDQERQKRHELNEKYSSFYTYHPDIIFELDLQGHVLNTNIACEEITGFSKAQIHGQHYCVFIPPEFHELANVSFSEAAQGKSQHYELPIYNVAGDILWLDLTNLPIIQNQKVTGIIGIARDITVSRENKEDLRLLKRGVEASPNSLFITDVSEERLIVYVNPAFLKLTGYTAAEVLGQSCFFLQGPDTDPDQIALLKQAVKEQKEIQVTIKSYCKDGSWFWNRLTIGPIFDQTETCTHFLGIQEDITQQRIHEEYIQHQHTHDHLTGLPNQHAFKQILENIFEVQHESSQPLVLLYIDLDDFKNINDSLGHLVGDQILKSVGERLQKFVQGNNVLCRFAEDEFILLLSGTDEHTEVEAIAGEILDLLSMLFIVDQYKIHLSASIGIVADDSSIHHSSELIYQSVLAMQEAKRQGRNMWQWYEKTRMQPVAEIDYTNLRLELMEAINQENFDLFYQPLIHPETGLVTGVEALIRWCHPQQGYISPAIFIPLAERTGQIISVGQWVLEKACLDIAEWNKTHNSQITVSVNISPLQFRRAGFLQVLEHALELSQLPPELLKIEITEGVIINGADRTIEILKAVRALGVQVAIDDFGTGYSSLSYLRRLPINQIKLDRSFIEELTLDGQDAAIVQSIIHLAHQLDLEVVAEGVETLSQASLLYQQGCDLLQGFFYAKPAPLTELKPAYLAMENSKLD; encoded by the coding sequence ATGAATAATGATTGTGATGATCAAGAAATTTTTCATATTTTTAATCTGATTGGTCGCCATACTGAACTTAAGCCTATCCTCGATGTCATTAGCCAGTGGCTTGAATCGCGCATTCCAGATGCGCTTGTCACCATTATGCTCTATCAGGATGACACCCAAACTTTAAATGTTATAAGTGGCAAACAGCACTTTTCAAAAGAGTACTGTAATGCTATTCAAGATTTGAAAATTGGGCCAAATCAAGGATCGTGTGGCGTAGCTGCTTTCTTACGTCAGTTGGTCATTAGTCCGAATTTAATGAAAGACCCAAACTGGCAGTCTTACCGTGCTTTGGTAAATGCAGAAAAATTGTCTAGCTGCTGGTCTATGCCGATTATTAATGCTTCAGATATTTTGTACGGAACGTTTGCCACTTATTATCGAACACCGAAAATACCGACTGAACATCATATTCAGCTTTTACAGCAAGCGGCAAAATTAGTTGCTCTCGCAATTGAGCTTGATCAGGAACGTCAAAAAAGACATGAGCTTAATGAAAAATACAGCTCATTTTATACCTATCATCCAGATATTATTTTTGAACTTGACCTACAGGGACATGTGCTTAATACCAATATTGCTTGCGAAGAAATTACAGGTTTTTCTAAAGCGCAAATCCATGGTCAGCACTATTGTGTCTTCATACCGCCCGAATTCCATGAACTTGCTAACGTTTCATTTTCAGAAGCGGCGCAAGGTAAATCTCAACATTATGAACTTCCAATTTATAATGTTGCAGGGGATATCTTATGGCTGGATCTGACCAATTTACCGATTATTCAAAATCAGAAAGTCACCGGTATTATTGGCATTGCCCGAGATATCACTGTATCGCGTGAAAACAAGGAGGATCTGCGCTTATTAAAACGGGGAGTAGAAGCCAGTCCGAATAGTCTTTTTATTACCGATGTTTCAGAAGAAAGGTTAATCGTGTATGTGAACCCAGCTTTTCTAAAGCTCACCGGTTATACAGCAGCAGAAGTATTAGGACAAAGCTGTTTTTTCTTACAGGGTCCAGATACTGATCCGGATCAGATTGCATTACTCAAGCAAGCGGTCAAAGAACAAAAAGAAATTCAGGTGACTATAAAAAGTTACTGTAAAGATGGCAGCTGGTTCTGGAATCGTTTAACCATAGGTCCTATTTTTGACCAGACAGAAACCTGCACCCATTTTTTGGGGATTCAGGAAGATATTACCCAGCAACGTATTCACGAAGAATATATTCAGCATCAGCATACTCATGATCATTTAACCGGTTTACCGAACCAGCATGCATTCAAACAGATTCTGGAAAATATTTTTGAAGTACAGCACGAGAGCTCACAACCTTTAGTCTTGCTGTATATAGATCTGGACGACTTTAAAAATATCAACGACAGCTTAGGTCATCTGGTGGGTGACCAGATTCTCAAAAGTGTGGGCGAGCGGCTGCAAAAATTTGTTCAAGGCAATAATGTGCTATGCCGCTTTGCTGAAGATGAATTTATTTTACTGCTCTCAGGGACAGATGAGCACACTGAAGTCGAGGCGATCGCCGGAGAAATTCTTGATCTTCTTTCCATGCTGTTTATTGTCGATCAGTACAAAATACATTTAAGTGCCAGTATTGGTATCGTGGCAGATGACAGTTCAATTCATCATTCTTCTGAATTGATTTATCAGTCTGTTTTGGCCATGCAGGAAGCCAAAAGACAAGGTCGTAATATGTGGCAGTGGTATGAAAAAACCAGAATGCAGCCTGTCGCAGAAATAGACTATACGAATCTGCGTCTGGAACTCATGGAAGCGATCAATCAGGAAAATTTTGACCTGTTCTATCAGCCGTTGATTCATCCTGAAACTGGACTGGTAACAGGTGTAGAAGCTTTAATCCGTTGGTGCCATCCACAGCAGGGTTATATTTCCCCAGCGATTTTTATTCCACTTGCAGAAAGAACCGGGCAAATTATTAGCGTAGGTCAATGGGTATTGGAAAAGGCCTGTCTAGATATTGCGGAGTGGAACAAGACGCACAATAGCCAGATCACAGTATCGGTGAATATTTCTCCTTTGCAATTCCGTAGAGCAGGCTTTTTGCAGGTACTTGAACATGCGCTTGAACTCAGTCAATTACCACCGGAATTACTTAAAATTGAAATTACGGAAGGTGTCATCATTAATGGGGCAGATCGAACCATAGAAATTTTGAAAGCAGTGCGTGCTTTAGGTGTACAGGTTGCCATTGATGACTTTGGTACAGGTTATTCGAGTCTCAGTTATCTGCGTCGCTTGCCGATCAATCAAATCAAGTTAGACCGTAGTTTTATTGAAGAGTTGACCCTCGATGGTCAGGATGCTGCGATTGTGCAATCCATTATTCATCTGGCCCATCAGCTGGATTTGGAAGTTGTCGCGGAAGGGGTCGAAACCTTAAGTCAGGCCAGCTTGCTCTATCAACAGGGTTGTGATCTGCTACAAGGCTTCTTTTATGCAAAACCTGCACCTTTAACTGAATTGAAGCCTGCTTATCTTGCAATGGAAAATAGTAAATTGGATTAA
- a CDS encoding 3-oxoacid CoA-transferase subunit B has product MNIQKRSREQIVAKVAQDIPTGSFVNLGIGLPTRVAGYLKPEQGVILHSENGVLGFAALSDPEQADDDLINAGKELVSMLQGGSFMNSADSFDIMRGGHLDICIMGAFQVAINGDLANWHTGNADAVPAVGGAMDLAVGARCVYVCMEHVTKNGEAKIVEELTYPLTGKHCVNRIYTDLCVIELKDRQAQVIEIVDGLSFEELQQQTGCKLVDSRQQAA; this is encoded by the coding sequence ATGAATATTCAAAAACGTAGTCGTGAACAGATTGTAGCTAAAGTTGCACAAGACATTCCAACCGGCTCTTTTGTAAATTTGGGTATTGGTTTACCGACACGCGTGGCAGGTTATTTAAAACCTGAACAAGGAGTAATTCTACACTCGGAAAATGGCGTTTTAGGTTTTGCTGCATTGAGTGATCCTGAACAGGCAGATGATGATCTGATTAACGCCGGCAAAGAACTCGTAAGCATGTTGCAAGGTGGCAGTTTTATGAATTCTGCCGACTCTTTCGATATCATGCGAGGCGGGCATCTGGATATCTGTATCATGGGGGCTTTTCAGGTCGCTATTAATGGTGATCTGGCGAACTGGCATACCGGTAATGCTGATGCTGTACCTGCTGTAGGCGGTGCGATGGATCTGGCAGTGGGTGCTCGCTGTGTCTATGTTTGCATGGAACATGTGACCAAAAACGGTGAGGCAAAAATTGTTGAAGAACTGACTTATCCTCTAACAGGTAAACATTGTGTCAACCGTATTTATACTGATTTGTGTGTGATTGAATTAAAAGACCGACAAGCTCAGGTTATTGAAATAGTGGATGGCTTAAGCTTTGAAGAATTACAACAGCAGACAGGCTGTAAATTAGTGGACAGTCGTCAACAAGCAGCCTAA
- a CDS encoding 3-oxoacid CoA-transferase subunit A — MMNKITQDIETVLKQIPDGAHIMTSGFGLAGQPVELIEALIDFGPRDLTIINNNAASGDRGLTNLLLSGLVKKMICSFPRANNSTVFEDLYKAGKVELELVPQGNLACRIQAAGAGLGAVFTPTGFGTKIAEGKETRNINGKDYVLEYPIHADYALVYANQADQWGNLTYRKAARNFGPIMAKAAKTTIAQVHQVVELGELDPEIIVTPGVFVQHVVKVGDIK; from the coding sequence ATGATGAATAAAATCACGCAGGATATCGAGACGGTACTTAAGCAAATTCCTGATGGTGCACACATTATGACCAGTGGTTTTGGCCTGGCAGGTCAGCCGGTAGAATTAATCGAAGCATTAATTGACTTTGGTCCTAGAGACTTAACCATTATTAACAACAATGCAGCTTCTGGAGATCGTGGTCTAACCAATCTGCTGTTGTCTGGACTGGTTAAAAAAATGATCTGTTCATTTCCACGAGCCAATAACTCAACCGTCTTTGAAGATCTGTATAAAGCCGGAAAAGTTGAGCTGGAACTGGTGCCACAAGGCAATCTGGCCTGCCGTATTCAGGCAGCCGGTGCAGGCTTAGGAGCTGTTTTTACTCCAACCGGTTTTGGTACCAAAATAGCTGAGGGTAAAGAAACCCGTAATATCAATGGAAAAGATTATGTGCTGGAATATCCGATACATGCTGATTATGCCTTGGTTTATGCCAATCAGGCAGATCAGTGGGGCAACTTGACCTACCGTAAGGCAGCACGGAATTTTGGTCCGATCATGGCCAAAGCAGCAAAAACCACCATTGCACAAGTCCATCAAGTTGTGGAACTGGGAGAACTTGATCCAGAGATCATTGTAACGCCAGGAGTTTTTGTACAGCATGTGGTCAAGGTTGGAGATATTAAATAA
- a CDS encoding MFS transporter, which yields MDTISSQQHPVEGGNEPKQRVWILAFIFSFLALLVDGADIALLAYSLTSLKQEFSLSNMQAGALGSWTLAGMAIGGFFGGWACDRFGRVRVIVIAIALFSSLTFWLGFVESYDQFKWLRFTSAIGLGALYIACNTLMAEYVPTKYRSTVLATLMTGWTLGSVVATVLAGWLLPEFGWRYLYYIAIIPIVLAFAMYFLVPEPKAWLEARQARLDAKASGIVQEKPKNTFKMIFEDALSRRMFILWSFSTAFLQFGYYGVSNWLPAYLETDLGIKFKEMTMYMIGTFLIMMCTKVIAGFIADRIGRRAVFAFGTMGTAIFIPVIVFGNTPDNILWLMLFFGFLYGIPYGINATYMTESFSTKVRGTAVGGAYNVGRLGAVFAPLTIGYFAQGGSIGTGLLIMGIAYFLCGLIPAFFIKDRLFDPQKAD from the coding sequence ATGGATACGATCAGTTCACAACAACACCCAGTGGAAGGTGGAAACGAACCCAAGCAAAGAGTCTGGATTCTGGCCTTTATCTTCTCATTTTTGGCATTACTGGTTGATGGTGCTGATATTGCATTATTAGCCTACAGTCTGACCAGTCTGAAACAAGAGTTTTCATTAAGTAATATGCAGGCCGGTGCCTTAGGAAGCTGGACACTTGCAGGCATGGCTATCGGCGGTTTTTTTGGTGGCTGGGCTTGTGACCGTTTTGGCCGGGTTCGTGTGATCGTCATCGCCATCGCATTATTTTCTTCATTAACCTTCTGGCTGGGATTCGTGGAAAGTTATGATCAGTTCAAATGGCTGCGCTTTACGTCTGCGATTGGACTAGGTGCTCTATATATTGCCTGTAATACACTCATGGCAGAGTATGTACCCACCAAATATCGCTCTACAGTATTGGCAACGCTCATGACTGGCTGGACTTTAGGCTCGGTGGTCGCAACTGTTCTGGCTGGATGGCTATTGCCTGAATTTGGCTGGCGATACCTCTATTATATTGCCATTATTCCAATTGTACTGGCCTTCGCGATGTACTTCTTGGTGCCTGAACCGAAAGCTTGGTTAGAAGCACGTCAGGCCCGCCTGGATGCAAAAGCCAGTGGTATTGTTCAGGAAAAACCAAAAAATACTTTTAAAATGATTTTTGAAGATGCACTCAGCCGTCGCATGTTTATCCTCTGGTCCTTCAGTACCGCATTTTTACAGTTTGGCTATTATGGAGTCAGTAACTGGCTACCGGCGTATTTAGAGACTGATCTGGGAATCAAGTTTAAAGAAATGACCATGTATATGATCGGGACTTTCCTGATCATGATGTGTACCAAAGTTATTGCTGGTTTTATCGCTGACCGGATTGGCCGTCGTGCGGTATTTGCTTTCGGCACTATGGGTACTGCAATTTTTATCCCTGTGATTGTCTTTGGTAATACGCCGGATAATATCCTCTGGCTGATGTTATTTTTCGGTTTTCTCTATGGTATTCCATACGGTATTAATGCGACTTACATGACAGAAAGCTTCTCCACCAAAGTGCGTGGAACAGCAGTGGGTGGGGCATATAACGTAGGCCGACTGGGTGCGGTGTTTGCACCTCTTACCATTGGCTATTTTGCTCAAGGAGGCTCAATTGGTACCGGCTTACTGATTATGGGCATTGCCTATTTTCTTTGCGGCCTGATACCCGCTTTCTTTATTAAAGACCGCTTATTTGATCCACAAAAGGCAGATTAA
- a CDS encoding acyl-CoA dehydrogenase, whose amino-acid sequence MTTKIRFDWQDPFLIEQQLTSEERMIRDAAAAYCQDKLMPRVLEQFRHEKTDPAIFREMGELGLLGPTIPEQYGGAGLNYVSYGLIAREVERVDSGYRSMASVQSSLVMVPINEFGSEEQKQKYLPKLATGEYIGCFGLTEPDHGSDPGSMITRAKKVEGGYRLTGAKMWITNSPIADVFVVWAKEVSAEGNVGDIRGFILEKGWEGLSAPAIHGKVGLRASITGEIVMDNVFVPEENAFPEVRGLKGPFTCLNSARYGIAWGAMGAAEFCWHTAHQYTMDRKQFGRPLAANQLIQKKLADMQTEIALGLQVALRFGRMKDEGIASVEGTSLIKRNNCGKALDIARLARDMMGGNGISDEFGVARHLVNLEVVNTYEGTHDVHALILGRAQTGIAAFCN is encoded by the coding sequence ATGACGACAAAAATTAGATTTGATTGGCAAGACCCGTTTTTAATAGAACAGCAACTGACATCAGAAGAGCGCATGATTCGCGATGCAGCGGCAGCGTACTGTCAAGACAAACTGATGCCGCGTGTACTGGAACAGTTCCGTCATGAAAAAACCGATCCGGCTATTTTCCGTGAAATGGGAGAACTGGGTTTACTCGGTCCAACCATTCCGGAACAGTACGGCGGTGCAGGTTTAAATTATGTCAGTTATGGTCTGATTGCTCGTGAAGTTGAACGTGTCGATTCAGGTTACCGTTCAATGGCCAGCGTACAAAGCTCTCTGGTGATGGTACCCATTAATGAATTTGGTTCTGAAGAGCAAAAGCAGAAGTATTTACCAAAATTAGCAACCGGTGAGTATATTGGTTGCTTCGGCCTGACCGAGCCGGATCATGGTTCGGATCCGGGCAGCATGATTACCCGTGCCAAAAAAGTCGAGGGTGGTTACCGTTTAACTGGCGCAAAAATGTGGATTACCAACAGCCCGATTGCTGATGTATTTGTAGTTTGGGCCAAAGAAGTATCTGCCGAAGGTAATGTCGGTGACATTCGTGGCTTTATTCTAGAAAAAGGCTGGGAAGGGCTTTCTGCTCCAGCGATTCACGGTAAAGTGGGTCTACGTGCCTCGATCACCGGTGAAATTGTAATGGATAACGTCTTTGTTCCAGAAGAAAATGCATTTCCGGAAGTTCGTGGTTTAAAAGGGCCTTTTACTTGCTTGAATAGTGCGCGTTACGGGATTGCATGGGGTGCCATGGGAGCTGCAGAATTCTGCTGGCATACCGCACATCAATACACCATGGATCGTAAACAGTTTGGCCGACCACTTGCTGCGAATCAGTTAATTCAGAAAAAACTGGCAGATATGCAAACTGAAATTGCCCTTGGCTTACAGGTGGCTTTACGTTTTGGCCGCATGAAAGATGAGGGCATTGCGTCAGTTGAAGGTACGTCTTTAATTAAGCGTAATAACTGCGGCAAGGCGCTGGATATTGCCCGTTTGGCCCGTGACATGATGGGCGGTAACGGGATTAGCGATGAATTCGGTGTGGCCCGTCATCTGGTTAATCTGGAAGTGGTAAATACCTATGAAGGTACCCATGATGTACATGCCTTGATTTTAGGTCGTGCACAAACCGGAATTGCAGCCTTTTGCAACTAA
- a CDS encoding acyl-CoA dehydrogenase family protein has translation MIRDPEMLDQLLSTIRDFVKNELVPLEHEVEENNAIPEHIVEQMKELGLFGLTIPEEYGGLGITMEEEILVAMELGHTSAAFRSLIGTNNGIGSSGIIIDGTEEQKQKYLPRYATGEIIGSFCLTEPDSGSDAAALKTSAVKYGDYYILNGTKRFITNAPRATTFTVMARTNQEIKGASGISAFLVEAGTPGLSLGKIDKKMGQHGSYTCDVIFDNCKVHKDQLIGGVEGIGFKTAMRVLDKGRLHIAGYSVGMAERMLEDALNYAVERKQFGQPIANFQLIQGMLADSKAEIYAAKCMVLDAARLRDAGQNVTTEASCAKMFATEMCGRVADRCLQIHGGAGYISEYSIERFYRDVRLFRLYEGTTQIQQIIIAREMIKQATA, from the coding sequence ATGATTCGTGATCCGGAAATGCTAGACCAACTTCTGTCAACGATTCGCGATTTTGTAAAAAATGAACTGGTGCCTCTTGAGCATGAAGTAGAAGAGAACAATGCCATTCCTGAACATATTGTGGAACAGATGAAAGAGCTGGGCTTGTTTGGCCTGACGATTCCTGAAGAATATGGTGGTTTAGGCATTACCATGGAAGAAGAAATTCTGGTCGCGATGGAATTGGGCCATACATCGGCTGCCTTTCGCTCTTTAATTGGTACTAACAACGGCATTGGCTCAAGCGGCATCATTATCGACGGTACAGAAGAGCAAAAACAGAAATATTTACCGCGTTATGCAACGGGCGAAATTATTGGTTCATTCTGTTTGACCGAACCGGATTCCGGCTCAGACGCTGCTGCTTTAAAAACCAGTGCAGTCAAATACGGCGATTATTATATTTTAAACGGAACTAAACGCTTCATCACCAATGCACCACGTGCCACGACATTTACCGTGATGGCACGTACCAATCAAGAGATTAAAGGTGCGAGCGGTATTTCAGCATTTCTAGTTGAAGCAGGTACACCTGGTTTAAGCCTAGGTAAAATTGACAAGAAAATGGGCCAACATGGTTCCTATACCTGTGATGTAATTTTTGATAACTGTAAAGTGCATAAAGATCAGCTGATTGGCGGTGTAGAAGGGATCGGCTTTAAAACAGCAATGCGCGTTCTGGATAAGGGCCGTCTGCACATTGCTGGTTATAGCGTCGGCATGGCTGAGCGTATGTTGGAAGACGCACTCAACTATGCAGTGGAGCGCAAACAGTTTGGCCAGCCCATTGCGAATTTCCAGCTAATCCAAGGTATGTTGGCAGACTCCAAAGCCGAGATTTATGCAGCCAAATGTATGGTGCTGGATGCTGCGCGTCTACGTGATGCTGGCCAAAATGTTACGACTGAAGCCTCTTGTGCCAAAATGTTTGCAACTGAAATGTGTGGTCGAGTTGCTGATCGCTGTTTGCAGATTCATGGTGGAGCGGGTTATATCAGTGAATATTCAATTGAACGTTTCTACCGTGATGTGCGTCTGTTCCGTTTATATGAAGGAACCACACAAATCCAGCAAATTATTATTGCGCGTGAAATGATTAAACAAGCAACCGCCTAA
- a CDS encoding IclR family transcriptional regulator, which produces MTKNKTGEIPNFDEIRLDPISHIHRENNPQFIASIARGLEILRCFSATNQLLGNQEIAQLTNLPKPTVARITSTLVSLGYLKQLPNTTKYLLDVGVLALGYAALSNISARTQAYPFMEEMSRYSQAPVAMATRDRLSMIYLEVVHTESTLTMRRPVGSTLPIHSSAMGRACLAAMDVKEREYLFDAIKKRNEDQWPTIKRNLERAIRDYQDYGYCLSLGDWAKDVNSVAVPLVHPKHGILTFNCGAPSYLLNQEKLENEIGPRLIHMVNNIAMNLNNI; this is translated from the coding sequence ATGACAAAAAATAAAACTGGTGAAATTCCCAACTTTGATGAAATCCGTTTAGATCCGATTTCACATATTCATAGAGAAAATAATCCTCAATTTATTGCGTCTATTGCGCGTGGATTGGAAATCTTACGTTGCTTTTCAGCGACCAATCAATTGCTTGGCAATCAGGAAATTGCACAATTAACCAACTTACCCAAGCCAACTGTGGCCCGTATTACCAGCACCCTGGTTTCTTTAGGTTATTTAAAACAACTACCGAATACCACGAAATATCTGTTGGATGTTGGCGTATTGGCTTTGGGTTATGCAGCTTTGAGTAATATTTCTGCGCGGACTCAGGCTTATCCGTTTATGGAAGAAATGTCCCGTTATTCCCAAGCCCCTGTGGCAATGGCTACCCGTGACCGTTTGAGCATGATTTATCTGGAAGTGGTACATACAGAATCGACGCTAACCATGCGCCGCCCTGTCGGTTCGACTTTACCGATTCATAGCAGTGCCATGGGACGTGCCTGTCTGGCAGCAATGGATGTAAAAGAACGCGAATATTTATTTGACGCGATCAAGAAAAGAAACGAAGATCAGTGGCCAACCATCAAGCGTAATCTGGAACGTGCAATCCGTGATTATCAGGATTATGGCTATTGTCTGTCTCTAGGTGACTGGGCTAAGGATGTGAATTCCGTGGCAGTTCCATTGGTTCACCCTAAACACGGGATATTAACGTTTAACTGTGGTGCTCCAAGTTATCTGTTAAATCAGGAAAAACTGGAAAATGAAATTGGGCCGCGTCTGATTCACATGGTGAACAATATTGCTATGAATCTCAATAATATATAA